A genomic window from Flavobacterium azooxidireducens includes:
- a CDS encoding putative porin: MRIILAVVFLFITSISVSQTKLGSIGSGRGGDNTGNEKKTKSPGLLNSEPAKISEYKIITIERDTTHYDTSLTIKKEYKYNYLRKDNFGLQQFANEGQTYTTLDFGINQFNPYPEIGFSGKHFNYLKANDINYYHVPTPLTELYFKTVMEQGQNLDAFITLNTSPRLNFSIAYKGLRSLGKYTNQLSSTGNFRFTTNYQTQSKRYQLKAHFTAQDILNGENGGIINLEDFEGGGEDFKNRIRLQVYLTDAQTFLKGNRYFYDHYFRINKNDSQNNLYLHHQLNYEHKFYNYKQTTVATTIISDEGNTFVNRFGDSYVINNINDETRYNRMYNKVGALYENKLLGEFQFFIEDFRYNYFYNRAIIQGDQLIPSNLNDEIQSVGGQYTYQKNKWNGKFSYTSSITDQSLSNLNGKLIFNYNEKNSIDLRYQNLNRLPNHTFSLFQSSYVNYNWSNNFKNEKINNIEATLKTQWIDAALQLTTLNDYLYFSQDEAPQDQLLITPKQYDQTINYLSIKAGKDLKFWKLGFDNTVLYQKVDQQNDILNVPELTLRSTLYFTGHFFKKALFLQTGVTVNYFSKYKANDYNPVIADFYVQNTQEIGNFPMVDFFINAKIKTARIYLKAEHFNAAMTGFNYYSAPNNPYRDFIVRFGMEWNFFL, from the coding sequence ATGCGAATTATACTTGCTGTTGTTTTTTTGTTTATAACTTCTATATCAGTATCCCAAACTAAATTAGGATCTATCGGATCTGGTAGAGGTGGAGACAATACAGGAAATGAAAAAAAAACAAAATCTCCCGGATTACTAAATTCTGAGCCTGCCAAAATCTCCGAATACAAAATCATTACCATAGAGAGAGACACCACGCATTACGATACTTCGTTAACAATTAAAAAAGAATACAAATACAACTACCTTCGTAAAGATAATTTCGGCTTACAACAATTTGCTAACGAGGGGCAGACGTATACTACTTTAGATTTTGGAATAAATCAATTTAATCCCTATCCTGAAATCGGTTTCAGCGGGAAACATTTCAATTATCTAAAAGCAAACGATATTAATTATTATCACGTTCCAACTCCTCTAACAGAATTGTATTTTAAAACCGTTATGGAACAAGGACAAAATCTCGATGCATTCATTACATTAAATACATCCCCAAGACTTAACTTTTCAATTGCCTACAAAGGTCTTCGTTCCTTAGGAAAATATACAAATCAACTTTCAAGCACAGGGAATTTTCGATTCACAACCAATTATCAAACTCAGAGTAAACGTTATCAACTCAAAGCACACTTTACAGCACAAGATATTCTTAACGGAGAAAACGGCGGAATAATAAACTTAGAAGATTTTGAAGGAGGTGGCGAAGACTTTAAAAATCGTATTCGCCTACAAGTTTATTTAACTGATGCACAAACATTTTTAAAAGGAAATCGCTATTTCTACGACCACTATTTCCGTATAAACAAAAACGATTCGCAAAACAATTTATACCTGCATCATCAACTTAATTATGAACATAAATTTTATAACTACAAGCAAACAACCGTTGCAACCACTATTATTTCCGATGAAGGAAACACTTTTGTAAATCGTTTTGGAGATTCGTATGTTATAAACAACATCAACGATGAAACACGCTACAACCGAATGTACAACAAAGTCGGAGCCTTGTATGAAAACAAGTTACTCGGCGAATTTCAGTTTTTTATAGAAGATTTTAGATATAATTATTTCTACAATAGAGCTATTATTCAAGGTGACCAACTTATTCCAAGCAATTTGAACGACGAAATTCAATCCGTTGGGGGTCAATATACCTACCAAAAAAACAAATGGAACGGAAAATTCTCTTATACATCTTCCATCACAGATCAAAGTCTTTCCAATCTCAACGGAAAGCTAATTTTCAATTACAACGAAAAAAACAGCATCGATTTACGTTATCAAAACCTAAACCGATTGCCAAATCATACATTTTCACTGTTTCAAAGCAGTTATGTAAATTACAATTGGTCAAACAATTTTAAAAACGAAAAAATAAACAACATCGAAGCCACATTAAAAACCCAATGGATAGATGCTGCTCTTCAACTCACTACACTTAACGATTACCTCTATTTTAGCCAAGACGAGGCACCACAAGATCAACTTTTGATAACTCCAAAACAATACGATCAAACCATAAATTACCTGAGCATCAAAGCCGGAAAGGATTTAAAATTCTGGAAATTAGGCTTCGATAACACCGTTCTGTATCAAAAAGTTGATCAACAAAATGATATTTTAAACGTGCCAGAACTCACGCTTCGAAGTACTTTGTATTTCACCGGACATTTCTTCAAAAAAGCACTTTTTCTGCAAACAGGAGTCACAGTCAACTATTTCAGCAAATACAAAGCAAACGATTATAACCCTGTGATAGCGGATTTTTACGTACAAAACACACAAGAAATCGGCAATTTCCCAATGGTCGATTTCTTCATCAACGCCAAAATAAAAACCGCTAGAATCTACCTCAAAGCAGAGCATTTTAATGCCGCCATGACCGGATTCAACTACTATTCCGCACCAAATAATCCGTACCGCGACTTCATAGTTCGCTTCGGAATGGAATGGAATTTCTTTTTATAA
- a CDS encoding PspC domain-containing protein, with protein MNWITSIRLFFEKHGFHVSSRLADRLGMRATNVRLFFIYISFVTVGLGFGVYLTFAFWLKLKDMIYTKRSSVFDL; from the coding sequence ATGAATTGGATCACCTCCATTAGACTTTTTTTTGAAAAACACGGTTTTCATGTATCTTCCCGTCTGGCCGATAGATTAGGGATGAGAGCTACCAATGTCCGACTTTTTTTTATCTATATTTCCTTTGTAACGGTCGGTCTTGGATTCGGAGTGTACTTAACTTTTGCTTTTTGGTTAAAATTAAAAGATATGATTTATACAAAACGCAGTTCTGTGTTTGATTTATAA
- a CDS encoding DUF2851 family protein gives MKEDFLHYVWQYKKFAFTNLQTVSGQELTIIHSGYYIQQAGPDFFNAQIIIDNQKWAGNVEIHLKSSDWYVHHHETDGNYDNVILHVVWEHDTDVFRKNNSVIPVLELKQHVSNEVLHQYKQLFTQKTWINCENQLTTVDDFTISNWIERLFFERLEKKASEVEMLLQKSTFDWEATFFQLMAKSFGLNTNGEAFLKMAENIPFSVIKKERFEIENIEALFFGTTGLLNDDNEDSYYNDLKKRWNYLKHKYQLQINYFQPLQFFKHRPDNFPTIRLAQLAQLVAKHQQVFQLISKANSKDVMYAFFDTNVSEYWKSHYVFDKSHPKKNKKMSKSFIDLMIMNCILPIKFAYRHSNGNINPEELISLATEIASEKNSIIEKFSHFGLISTNSYHSQAILQLKKEYCNTNKCLNCAIGQKLINFTS, from the coding sequence ATGAAAGAAGACTTTCTCCATTATGTTTGGCAATACAAAAAGTTTGCATTCACCAATCTTCAAACCGTTTCCGGTCAAGAACTTACTATCATTCATTCCGGTTATTACATTCAACAAGCAGGCCCCGATTTTTTTAATGCTCAGATTATCATCGATAATCAGAAATGGGCAGGAAATGTAGAAATTCACTTAAAATCTTCCGATTGGTACGTACATCATCATGAAACCGATGGAAATTATGATAACGTAATTCTTCATGTAGTTTGGGAACACGATACCGATGTATTTCGAAAAAACAACTCTGTTATTCCGGTTCTTGAGCTTAAACAACATGTATCTAATGAGGTTTTACATCAGTATAAACAATTGTTCACTCAAAAAACATGGATAAACTGTGAAAATCAATTAACAACAGTAGATGATTTTACAATCTCTAATTGGATAGAACGTTTATTTTTTGAGCGTTTGGAGAAAAAAGCGAGCGAAGTTGAAATGCTTCTTCAAAAAAGCACCTTTGACTGGGAAGCGACTTTCTTTCAATTAATGGCCAAAAGTTTCGGACTCAATACTAACGGAGAAGCATTTTTAAAAATGGCTGAAAATATTCCGTTTTCAGTCATCAAAAAAGAACGATTTGAAATCGAGAATATCGAAGCTCTTTTTTTTGGAACAACCGGACTTCTTAATGATGATAATGAAGATTCTTACTATAATGATTTGAAAAAGAGATGGAATTATTTAAAACACAAATATCAATTACAAATTAATTATTTTCAACCACTACAATTTTTTAAACACCGACCGGATAATTTTCCAACCATTCGATTAGCTCAGTTGGCACAATTGGTTGCAAAACACCAACAAGTTTTTCAATTAATTAGTAAAGCCAATTCAAAGGATGTGATGTATGCTTTTTTTGATACTAATGTGTCAGAATATTGGAAATCTCATTATGTTTTTGATAAATCACATCCCAAAAAAAACAAAAAAATGTCTAAAAGTTTTATCGACTTAATGATAATGAATTGCATACTGCCCATCAAATTTGCATACAGACATTCTAACGGAAATATCAACCCTGAAGAACTAATCTCCTTAGCCACTGAAATTGCATCTGAGAAGAATTCAATTATAGAAAAATTTAGCCATTTTGGTCTAATTTCAACAAACAGCTATCATTCGCAAGCCATTCTTCAATTAAAAAAAGAATATTGTAACACAAATAAATGCCTGAATTGTGCAATTGGACAAAAGTTGATTAACTTTACTTCTTAA
- a CDS encoding RagB/SusD family nutrient uptake outer membrane protein, whose product MIEGTLTGVYTYMARPFAALGDPPARHYDIGHKGLDIWTDMLCSDMALTNNAYGWYANFTNLLATNDFTQQENQIAWTYLYKVVNLSNIVIQNLGGNDAELPTQTTKHMMGQAKAARAYAYFYLTQLFQREYNPTQEILPLFDGESNLFAKQPASDIYDLIISDLTVAIDLLGDFQRTQKYQINKPVAQGLLAYTYAAMGMYPEAKVLADEIIATSGHPLTTTAQLAFPGAGSGFNSVNTPSWMWGFDVTPDLAYGLVSWWGIMDVYTYSYAGAGDRKAIDNALYAQIPANDIRRTQFSTAAATLLMPTNKFFHQGRVTMGQQVVETDYIYMRVEEFYLLSAEAAAMSGNDTAAKDRLKELLASRLGGAANAAAYVDPLSGDALKKAIHLQTRIELWGEGKSYLALKRNKASVTRGTNHVFLNGQTINYDETRMIFKIPIIEMNNNPNITDQN is encoded by the coding sequence TTGATTGAAGGTACATTAACAGGTGTTTACACCTATATGGCAAGACCATTTGCTGCATTGGGTGATCCTCCAGCTCGTCATTATGATATTGGTCATAAAGGTCTAGATATTTGGACGGATATGTTGTGTAGTGATATGGCGTTAACTAATAATGCGTACGGTTGGTATGCCAACTTTACTAACTTGTTAGCAACAAATGATTTTACACAACAAGAAAATCAAATTGCTTGGACTTATTTGTATAAAGTTGTGAACTTATCGAATATTGTAATTCAGAATTTGGGAGGTAATGATGCTGAATTACCTACTCAAACTACTAAACACATGATGGGTCAAGCTAAAGCAGCAAGAGCTTATGCTTACTTTTATTTAACCCAATTGTTTCAAAGAGAGTATAACCCTACGCAAGAAATTTTACCTCTTTTTGATGGAGAGAGTAATTTATTTGCTAAGCAACCTGCGTCTGATATTTATGATTTAATTATTTCGGATTTAACTGTAGCTATAGATTTGTTAGGTGATTTTCAAAGAACTCAAAAATACCAAATCAATAAACCAGTTGCTCAAGGCTTGTTAGCATATACTTATGCTGCTATGGGTATGTATCCTGAAGCTAAAGTATTAGCTGACGAGATTATTGCTACTTCGGGTCATCCTTTAACTACTACTGCACAATTGGCTTTCCCTGGGGCAGGTTCTGGTTTCAATAGTGTAAACACTCCTTCTTGGATGTGGGGCTTCGATGTTACTCCAGACTTAGCTTATGGATTAGTTTCTTGGTGGGGTATTATGGATGTTTACACTTATAGTTATGCCGGTGCTGGTGATAGAAAAGCGATTGATAACGCTTTATATGCTCAGATTCCTGCAAATGATATAAGAAGAACTCAGTTTTCTACTGCTGCTGCTACATTGCTTATGCCAACTAATAAATTTTTCCACCAAGGAAGAGTTACTATGGGGCAACAAGTTGTTGAAACGGATTATATATACATGCGTGTAGAGGAATTTTATTTGTTAAGTGCTGAAGCTGCTGCTATGTCAGGAAATGATACAGCTGCAAAAGATAGGCTTAAGGAATTATTAGCTAGCCGTTTAGGAGGAGCTGCAAATGCTGCTGCTTATGTAGATCCACTTTCTGGTGACGCATTAAAAAAGGCAATTCATCTTCAAACAAGAATTGAGTTATGGGGTGAAGGAAAAAGTTATTTAGCATTAAAACGTAATAAAGCTTCAGTTACTAGAGGAACTAATCATGTGTTTTTAAATGGTCAAACTATTAATTATGACGAAACTCGTATGATTTTTAAAATTCCAATTATTGAAATGAACAATAATCCTAATATAACTGATCAAAATTAA
- a CDS encoding 6-phosphogluconate dehydrogenase, with protein sequence MKKYFFRFIVLFVVAFFGYFAFIYYVPYSEGVRSGELIKFSKKGVTFKTWEGEMSQGISGAQIFQFTVPSKEKEVITKMENLQGRYVKLTYVERYRTFSWWGDTRYFVTAVEEEQSPFINPK encoded by the coding sequence ATGAAAAAATATTTCTTTCGCTTTATTGTTTTATTCGTAGTCGCTTTCTTCGGTTATTTTGCATTTATCTATTATGTTCCTTATTCAGAAGGGGTTCGTTCTGGAGAATTAATTAAATTCAGCAAAAAAGGTGTGACTTTCAAAACATGGGAGGGAGAAATGAGTCAAGGAATTTCTGGTGCACAGATTTTTCAGTTTACTGTTCCATCCAAAGAAAAAGAAGTAATCACGAAAATGGAAAATCTGCAAGGTAGATATGTGAAACTCACTTATGTTGAGCGTTATAGAACTTTTTCTTGGTGGGGCGACACGCGTTATTTTGTTACTGCAGTTGAGGAAGAACAGTCACCATTTATTAATCCGAAATAA
- a CDS encoding pyridoxal-phosphate dependent enzyme yields the protein MKFAKNILETIGNTPLVRINKITQELDCLVLAKVETFNPGNSVKDRMAVKMIEDAEADGRLKPGGTIIEGTSGNTGMGLALGAIVKGYKLICVITDKQSKEKMDILRAVGAKVIVCPTDVEPTDPRSYYSVSKRLGSEIPNSWYVNQYDNPSNAIAHYEQTGPEIWEQTEGKVTHFVVGVGTGGTISGVAKYLKEHNPNVKIWGVDTYGSVFKKYHETGIFDENEIYSYITEGIGEDILPKNVDFSLIDGFTKVTDKDAAVFTRRLALEEGIFVGNSAGSAIKGVLQLKEHFKPEDVVVVLFHDSGSRYVGKMFNDDWMRERGFLDEEITTAIDLIKGHKDKSLVIVRTEELVSHAIDRLKKYNISQIPVIDTTGFVGSIDESDLFKSYFSDKNIAEKPIREIMGKPYPIVQENTPVEEVSKLINKDNQAVLVQLENGKYHIITKHDIISSIK from the coding sequence ATGAAATTCGCAAAAAACATATTAGAAACAATCGGAAACACGCCGCTTGTTAGAATCAACAAAATTACCCAAGAATTAGATTGTTTAGTGCTTGCCAAAGTCGAAACATTCAACCCCGGAAACTCCGTAAAAGACCGCATGGCAGTCAAAATGATTGAAGATGCCGAAGCAGACGGTAGACTAAAACCCGGTGGAACCATCATCGAAGGAACTTCAGGAAACACCGGAATGGGCTTGGCATTAGGAGCAATCGTTAAAGGCTATAAACTAATCTGTGTAATTACCGACAAACAATCCAAAGAAAAAATGGATATCCTTCGTGCCGTTGGAGCCAAAGTAATCGTTTGTCCAACCGACGTAGAACCAACCGATCCACGTTCCTACTATTCCGTTTCTAAACGATTAGGTTCAGAAATTCCAAATTCTTGGTATGTGAATCAATATGATAATCCATCCAATGCAATTGCACATTACGAACAAACCGGTCCCGAAATTTGGGAACAAACCGAAGGTAAAGTAACACACTTTGTAGTTGGAGTAGGAACAGGCGGAACCATTTCCGGAGTAGCAAAATACTTAAAAGAACATAATCCAAACGTTAAAATTTGGGGAGTTGATACGTATGGATCAGTCTTTAAAAAATACCATGAAACCGGAATTTTCGACGAAAACGAAATCTATTCCTATATCACTGAAGGAATCGGAGAAGATATTTTACCAAAAAACGTTGACTTTTCACTCATCGATGGTTTCACCAAAGTAACTGATAAAGATGCTGCCGTTTTTACTAGAAGATTAGCCCTAGAAGAAGGAATCTTTGTTGGAAACTCAGCCGGATCTGCAATAAAAGGTGTTTTGCAATTAAAAGAACATTTCAAACCCGAAGATGTTGTCGTGGTTTTGTTCCACGATTCAGGAAGCCGTTACGTAGGCAAAATGTTCAACGATGATTGGATGCGTGAACGCGGATTTTTAGATGAAGAAATTACCACAGCCATCGATTTAATAAAAGGACATAAAGATAAATCATTAGTTATTGTTCGCACAGAAGAATTAGTTTCGCATGCCATCGATCGATTAAAAAAATACAATATTTCGCAAATTCCGGTTATAGACACCACTGGTTTTGTAGGTTCAATAGACGAGTCTGACTTGTTTAAAAGCTACTTTTCAGATAAAAACATTGCCGAAAAACCAATTCGTGAAATCATGGGAAAACCGTATCCGATCGTGCAAGAAAACACACCGGTAGAAGAAGTTTCCAAACTCATTAATAAAGATAATCAAGCTGTTTTGGTTCAATTGGAAAACGGGAAATACCATATTATTACGAAACACGATATCATTAGTTCGATAAAATAA
- a CDS encoding S8 family serine peptidase, whose product MKKELLLFTSLLCFGVISAQTEKEIKKVVSTYNSDDFNRLKSVFDENDLKTQKKIDDFLVANPTVQIQMESDGKLYRIVDVIEGKPVYISTDNRSAAIASRTHRLYPGGTLGLSLEGEGMNVGVWDGGWVLKTHVEFNSPTSRVVTPDNLAITPETNFHATHVAGTIASAGIVTSSKGMAPKSNIKSYDWSGDLTEAMIEASQNGLLISNHSYGVPIYTEGNVLNVPIWYMGCYNDTAVAWDQLAYSYPYYLMVASAGNSGADFYEGGLGSGGYDKLTGNKNGKNNLVIANANPSVHPISGAITALVINVGSSQGPTDDGRIKPDIAADGTNVYSTFDTNDNAYDSISGTSMASPVVSGSLTLLQEHYNNLNASFMKSATLRGLACHTALDDANIPGPDTRFGWGLLDTQAAANAITGNNNGSALILESTLTSGQTFTYTFNASSTETLKATICWTDPAGTSRNGQLNSPTPVLVNDLDLRVSNSSQTFLPWKYDLSNLDGGAIKGDNLVDNLERVDVVSPVAGQYTITVSHKGTLTSGSQAFSLILTGGNLVLNTNDVALQEAKIWPNPAKDVLNVYIPSLQDNAIMTIYDIHGRTVYTQEIQNQELNHSINTSNFSSGVYFLNILSGTSSLNKKIIIE is encoded by the coding sequence ATGAAAAAAGAATTATTATTGTTTACCTCTTTGCTTTGTTTTGGGGTAATTAGTGCTCAAACTGAAAAAGAAATCAAGAAAGTTGTTTCGACGTACAATTCTGATGATTTCAATCGATTAAAATCTGTCTTCGATGAAAATGATTTAAAGACACAGAAAAAGATTGATGATTTTTTAGTGGCTAATCCAACTGTCCAGATTCAAATGGAATCTGATGGAAAATTATATAGAATTGTTGATGTAATAGAAGGTAAGCCTGTATATATCTCAACAGACAATCGCTCTGCTGCGATAGCTTCCAGAACTCATAGACTCTACCCAGGTGGTACTTTAGGTCTTAGTTTAGAAGGTGAAGGAATGAATGTTGGTGTTTGGGACGGTGGATGGGTTCTTAAAACTCATGTAGAATTTAATTCTCCTACTTCAAGAGTTGTTACACCGGATAATTTAGCAATAACTCCAGAAACTAATTTTCATGCTACACACGTAGCGGGTACAATAGCCTCTGCAGGGATAGTCACTTCTTCAAAAGGAATGGCTCCAAAATCAAATATCAAATCCTACGACTGGTCTGGCGATCTTACCGAGGCAATGATTGAAGCTTCGCAAAATGGTTTGTTAATTTCTAATCATTCATACGGAGTTCCTATTTATACTGAAGGGAATGTTCTTAACGTTCCTATTTGGTATATGGGTTGTTATAATGACACCGCGGTTGCTTGGGATCAATTAGCTTACTCATATCCTTATTATCTTATGGTTGCTTCAGCAGGTAATTCTGGAGCCGATTTTTATGAAGGTGGTTTGGGTTCTGGCGGTTATGATAAATTAACAGGTAATAAGAACGGAAAAAATAATTTAGTCATCGCAAATGCAAACCCTTCAGTACATCCTATATCAGGAGCTATAACTGCTCTAGTAATCAATGTAGGTAGTAGCCAAGGACCAACCGATGACGGTAGAATTAAACCAGATATTGCCGCTGACGGAACAAATGTCTATTCCACGTTTGATACCAATGATAATGCTTATGATTCTATATCAGGAACTTCAATGGCTTCACCAGTTGTTTCAGGATCATTAACACTTTTGCAAGAGCATTATAACAATTTGAATGCTAGCTTTATGAAGTCAGCCACTTTGAGAGGTTTGGCTTGTCATACTGCATTAGATGATGCTAATATACCAGGACCAGACACTCGTTTTGGTTGGGGATTATTAGATACGCAAGCGGCTGCAAATGCCATCACTGGTAACAATAACGGAAGTGCTTTAATTCTTGAGTCAACTTTAACAAGCGGACAAACATTTACTTACACATTTAATGCATCTTCTACTGAAACTTTAAAAGCTACTATTTGTTGGACAGATCCAGCTGGAACTTCCAGAAACGGACAATTAAATAGTCCAACTCCTGTTTTGGTTAACGATTTAGATTTAAGAGTTTCAAATAGCTCTCAAACGTTCTTGCCTTGGAAATATGATTTAAGCAATCTAGATGGTGGAGCTATTAAAGGAGACAATTTAGTTGATAATCTTGAAAGAGTAGATGTAGTTAGCCCTGTTGCCGGTCAATATACCATTACTGTTAGCCACAAAGGTACTTTAACTAGTGGAAGTCAAGCGTTTTCATTGATTTTAACAGGAGGTAATTTAGTGTTAAACACAAACGATGTTGCCTTACAAGAAGCAAAGATTTGGCCAAATCCAGCCAAAGACGTTTTAAACGTTTACATTCCTTCCCTTCAAGACAACGCTATTATGACTATCTATGATATCCATGGTAGAACTGTTTATACTCAGGAAATACAAAACCAAGAATTAAATCACTCAATTAATACTAGTAATTTTTCAAGTGGAGTATATTTCTTAAACATTCTAAGTGGTACTAGTTCGTTAAATAAAAAAATAATTATTGAATAG